Proteins from a single region of Azospira inquinata:
- a CDS encoding ParB/RepB/Spo0J family partition protein: MTFKDSPFDFQLLDPATLDPDPGHIRGQVPEEALKGLTNAIRRLGLIHPILVRPGADGRYRVLAGERRRQAALAAGESRVPVLVRQCTEEEALDVQVFENLGIGVRAALEARDMATALHTIAARFPNTEEAAQYFGRTGTWLAQATAAANLSEKVTALLDAGKISSTGAAVKLEKLARKNEAKAESLIEHLSDGEKLSKKVVEEELSAASGRNRKAEAPAPEAAPAPAQEAASAAPQPTAVPAGVAPWEDLPGEGETSPDPTAAPHARLNPGKIKLVAELLGLEEEDPETVLARLVDEFLATKQG; this comes from the coding sequence ATGACTTTCAAAGACAGCCCTTTTGATTTCCAGCTTCTCGATCCCGCCACCCTGGACCCGGACCCCGGCCACATTCGCGGCCAGGTGCCGGAGGAGGCCCTGAAGGGGCTGACCAACGCCATTCGCCGCCTGGGCCTGATTCATCCCATCCTGGTCCGGCCCGGGGCAGATGGACGTTATCGGGTACTGGCAGGGGAGCGGCGCCGCCAAGCGGCCCTGGCCGCCGGGGAAAGCCGGGTGCCGGTGCTGGTGCGGCAATGCACGGAGGAGGAAGCCCTGGATGTCCAGGTCTTCGAAAATCTGGGGATCGGGGTGCGGGCCGCCCTGGAGGCCCGGGATATGGCCACCGCCCTGCACACCATCGCCGCCCGCTTCCCCAATACGGAAGAGGCGGCCCAGTATTTCGGCCGCACCGGCACCTGGCTAGCCCAGGCCACGGCGGCGGCAAATCTGTCGGAAAAGGTCACGGCCCTCCTGGACGCAGGCAAAATTTCCAGCACCGGCGCCGCCGTCAAGCTGGAAAAGCTGGCCCGGAAAAACGAAGCCAAGGCCGAATCCCTCATCGAACACCTGTCCGATGGGGAAAAGCTGTCCAAGAAGGTGGTGGAAGAAGAACTCTCCGCCGCTTCCGGCCGCAACCGCAAGGCGGAAGCCCCGGCACCGGAGGCCGCCCCGGCCCCAGCCCAGGAAGCTGCGTCAGCGGCGCCCCAGCCCACCGCCGTGCCTGCTGGCGTGGCCCCCTGGGAAGACCTGCCCGGGGAAGGCGAGACCTCCCCGGACCCGACAGCCGCTCCCCACGCCCGGCTCAATCCGGGCAAGATCAAGCTGGTGGCCGAGCTTCTGGGCCTGGAAGAGGAAGACCCGGAAACGGTGCTGGCCCGGCTGGTGGACGAATTCCTGGCCACCAAGCAGGGCTAA
- a CDS encoding virulence RhuM family protein produces the protein MTQLILYTSEDGRSQIQLRAEGGTVWLSQLEMGELFQTSKQNVAKHLKAIFTDQELSEESVVNHWMTTAADGKNYRVAHYNLDAILAVGYRVRSPRGVQFRRWASTVLKEYLLKGFAMDDERLKHPDGRPDYFDEMLARIRDIRASEKRFYQKVRDLFALSSDYDKSDKATQQFFATVQNLLLYAVTQQTAAELILARANAADPHFGLLAWKGAQVRKQDIIVAKNYLTEDEIDTLNRLVVIFLETAELRAKRQTVTPMAFWQENVGQIITANGFPLLSGAGAISHAHMEQQVGALFQGYDQHRKGLEAQAADAQDEAELKALENKIKHRPNKTS, from the coding sequence ATGACCCAGCTCATCCTCTACACCAGCGAAGACGGCCGCAGTCAAATTCAGTTGCGCGCCGAGGGCGGCACGGTGTGGCTCTCCCAATTGGAGATGGGCGAACTGTTCCAGACTTCCAAGCAGAATGTGGCCAAGCACCTGAAGGCCATTTTTACCGATCAGGAGTTGAGCGAGGAATCAGTTGTCAACCATTGGATGACAACTGCCGCCGATGGCAAGAATTACCGGGTGGCGCACTACAACCTGGATGCCATCCTAGCCGTGGGCTACCGGGTGCGTTCGCCGCGCGGGGTGCAGTTCCGCCGCTGGGCGAGCACGGTGCTCAAAGAGTACCTGCTCAAGGGCTTCGCCATGGACGACGAGCGGCTGAAGCACCCGGATGGCCGCCCGGATTACTTCGACGAGATGCTGGCCCGCATCCGGGATATTCGCGCTTCGGAAAAGCGCTTTTATCAGAAGGTGCGGGACCTCTTCGCCCTCTCCAGCGATTACGACAAGAGCGACAAGGCCACCCAGCAATTTTTCGCCACCGTGCAAAACCTGCTGCTCTACGCGGTGACGCAACAGACCGCCGCTGAACTCATTCTGGCCCGGGCCAATGCGGCCGATCCCCATTTTGGCCTGCTGGCCTGGAAGGGCGCACAGGTACGCAAGCAGGACATCATCGTCGCCAAAAACTACCTGACGGAAGATGAAATCGACACCCTGAATCGCTTGGTGGTGATCTTCCTGGAAACCGCCGAGTTGCGCGCCAAGCGTCAGACCGTGACCCCCATGGCGTTCTGGCAGGAGAACGTGGGGCAGATCATTACCGCCAACGGTTTTCCCTTGTTGAGTGGAGCAGGCGCCATCAGCCATGCCCACATGGAACAGCAGGTGGGCGCCCTATTTCAGGGCTATGACCAACACCGCAAGGGCCTGGAAGCCCAGGCCGCTGACGCCCAGGACGAGGCGGAACTGAAAGCCCTGGAAAACAAAATTAAGCACCGCCCCAATAAAACATCATGA
- a CDS encoding methyl-accepting chemotaxis protein codes for MGGITEKIQKVGLQSVQGRIALAAGSALVISSVVLLTINVGSSMMTQSMVSDRMNELIRDETEAKLSNLASAQAGAIQGRFALALDAARTMAHTFALSKGGLPMGRTQLNAILHNVLISNPEFNGTYSCWEPNAVDGADGAHASPGNGNNPQTGRFTPYWTRSESGTIAVQPLVEYDSNALHSNGVPKGGWYAGPKTTGKESVLGPLPYIVQGKNVFLATMSVPIVINGRFMGVAGADYNLDFVQKISEETNKSLYDGKGKLLIVSERGLVVADSANPALIGKPFNPEVGEQNAAGLLEDIKAGKAKTWIDEASQTMNALSPIPLGRTEKPWAVLIQVPKAVVLAKVNGLNHDVTARSVFTTVLQVGIGAGIILLASLFLWRMAGRLARPIRDAADMAQKIEFGVFDARLNVTSNDEVGKLASALNSMTDSLQEKVNLAEQISEGNLDCSVKLTSSSDQLGKSLQKMVENLNRLIGNLQSEAGAIDTNAKDMSVLSQELSEGACSSAASIEEISTAMAEISSQTKSNAENAVRAKNISQSSRTSAVTGAHDMSEMLSAMQEIKASGDNIASIIQTINEITDQTNLLALNAAIEAARAGESGAGFAVVADEVRSLATRSAKAAKQVTQLVQSSSVKTSVGVNVANKTSESLKQIVASAEELSLLVEEISLASQEQVIGIEEITQGMHQIDTTTQAVSTHAERSAATAAQLTSQAKLVHDLIKDYRVKS; via the coding sequence ATGGGCGGGATAACAGAAAAAATTCAAAAGGTGGGGCTGCAGTCGGTGCAGGGCCGCATTGCTTTGGCGGCCGGGAGTGCGCTGGTGATCAGCTCGGTGGTGCTGCTGACCATCAATGTGGGCTCGTCCATGATGACCCAGAGCATGGTCAGCGACCGGATGAATGAGCTGATCCGGGACGAAACCGAGGCCAAACTGAGCAATCTGGCGTCAGCCCAGGCGGGGGCCATTCAGGGGCGATTCGCCTTGGCCCTGGATGCGGCTCGTACCATGGCCCATACCTTTGCCCTGTCCAAGGGCGGCTTGCCCATGGGGCGCACCCAGCTCAATGCCATTCTGCACAATGTGTTGATCAGCAATCCGGAATTCAACGGCACCTATTCCTGCTGGGAGCCTAACGCGGTAGATGGGGCCGATGGCGCCCACGCCAGCCCGGGCAACGGGAATAACCCCCAGACCGGCCGCTTCACGCCCTACTGGACTCGGAGCGAAAGCGGCACCATCGCCGTCCAGCCTCTGGTGGAGTACGACTCCAACGCCCTTCATTCCAACGGGGTGCCCAAGGGGGGCTGGTATGCCGGGCCGAAAACCACCGGCAAGGAAAGCGTCCTGGGCCCCTTGCCCTATATCGTCCAGGGCAAGAATGTGTTCCTCGCCACCATGTCCGTGCCCATCGTCATCAATGGTCGCTTCATGGGGGTGGCCGGGGCGGATTACAACCTGGACTTTGTGCAGAAAATCAGCGAGGAAACCAACAAATCCCTCTATGACGGCAAGGGCAAGCTGCTGATTGTCAGCGAACGGGGCCTGGTGGTGGCGGATAGCGCCAATCCGGCCCTGATCGGCAAGCCCTTTAATCCGGAAGTGGGGGAGCAGAATGCGGCTGGGCTGCTGGAAGACATCAAGGCGGGCAAGGCCAAGACCTGGATCGATGAGGCCTCCCAGACCATGAACGCCCTCTCCCCCATTCCCCTGGGCCGGACCGAAAAGCCCTGGGCCGTGCTGATTCAGGTGCCCAAGGCCGTGGTACTGGCCAAGGTCAATGGGCTGAACCACGACGTGACTGCCCGGTCCGTGTTCACCACCGTGCTCCAGGTGGGTATCGGCGCGGGCATCATTCTCCTGGCCAGCCTGTTCCTGTGGCGGATGGCGGGCCGCCTTGCCCGGCCGATCCGGGACGCCGCCGATATGGCCCAGAAGATCGAATTCGGGGTGTTCGACGCCCGGCTGAACGTGACTTCCAATGATGAGGTGGGCAAGCTGGCCTCGGCCCTCAACAGCATGACGGACAGCTTGCAGGAAAAGGTCAATCTGGCGGAACAGATCAGTGAGGGCAACCTGGATTGCAGCGTCAAGCTCACATCCTCTTCCGATCAGTTGGGCAAATCCTTGCAGAAGATGGTGGAAAACCTCAATCGCCTCATCGGCAATCTGCAAAGCGAGGCTGGTGCCATCGACACAAACGCTAAGGATATGTCCGTGCTGAGCCAGGAATTGTCCGAAGGGGCGTGCAGTTCGGCCGCCTCCATCGAGGAAATCAGCACGGCCATGGCGGAAATCAGTTCCCAGACCAAGAGCAACGCGGAAAACGCGGTGCGGGCCAAGAACATTTCCCAGTCTTCCCGCACGTCGGCAGTCACCGGTGCCCATGACATGAGCGAAATGCTCTCCGCCATGCAGGAAATCAAGGCTTCCGGCGACAACATTGCCTCCATCATCCAGACTATTAACGAAATTACCGACCAGACCAATCTGCTGGCCCTGAACGCTGCCATCGAAGCCGCCCGGGCCGGGGAATCCGGCGCCGGTTTCGCCGTGGTGGCCGACGAGGTCCGCTCCCTGGCTACCCGCAGCGCTAAGGCCGCCAAGCAGGTGACCCAGCTGGTTCAGTCCTCCAGCGTGAAAACGTCGGTGGGGGTCAATGTGGCCAACAAGACCTCCGAATCCTTAAAGCAGATTGTCGCCAGTGCGGAAGAACTTTCCCTGCTGGTGGAAGAAATTTCCCTGGCCTCCCAGGAACAGGTGATCGGCATTGAGGAAATCACCCAGGGCATGCACCAGATCGACACCACCACCCAGGCCGTCAGCACCCACGCCGAGCGCAGCGCTGCCACCGCCGCCCAACTTACCTCCCAGGCCAAGCTGGTGCACGATTTGATTAAGGATTATCGGGTGAAGTCGTAA
- a CDS encoding type I restriction-modification system subunit M, translating to MTDLEKQQLGKTLWSIADQLRGAMSADDFRDYMLAFLFLRYLSDNYEAAAQKELGPDYPELEPEDRFSPLSFWYADNPADIPDFEKQMRRKVHYVIEPQYLWTNITEQARIQDDDLLRTLQQGFSYIENQSFASTFKGLFSEINLASEKLGRSYPERNTRLCKIIGEIAKGLAQFSTTSDALGDAYEYLIGQFAAGSGKKAGEFYTPQPISSILSDIVTLDSQEPATGQRSQLESVLDFACGSGSLLLNVRHRMGPHGIGKIHGQEKNITTYNLARMNMLLHGVKDSEFEIFHGDTLLNEWDLLRETNPAKMPKFDAVVANPPFSYRWEPNQALSEDVRFKNYGLAPKSAADFAFLLHGFHFLKQDGVMAIILPHGVLFRGGAEARIRTKLLKDGNIDTVIGLPANLFFSTGIPVCILVLKKCKKPDDVLIINAAEHFEKGKRQNQLRQKDIDKIVRTYQYRKEEPRYSRRVSMAEIEQNDFNLNLSRYVSTAEAEKEIDLAAVHAELLTLEQRRQAALDKHNAFLRELGLPPLP from the coding sequence ATGACCGATCTGGAAAAACAACAACTGGGCAAGACCCTCTGGTCCATTGCCGATCAACTGCGCGGCGCCATGAGCGCGGACGATTTCCGCGACTACATGCTGGCCTTTCTATTCCTCCGCTACCTCTCGGACAACTATGAAGCCGCCGCCCAAAAGGAGTTGGGGCCAGACTACCCGGAACTGGAGCCGGAAGATCGGTTTAGTCCCCTTTCCTTCTGGTATGCCGATAACCCAGCGGATATCCCTGACTTCGAGAAACAGATGCGCCGCAAGGTGCATTACGTCATCGAACCCCAATATCTCTGGACCAACATTACCGAGCAGGCCCGTATCCAGGATGATGACCTGCTGCGTACCCTACAGCAGGGCTTCAGCTACATTGAAAACCAATCTTTCGCCAGCACGTTCAAAGGATTGTTCTCGGAAATTAATCTGGCCTCTGAAAAATTGGGCAGGAGCTATCCCGAGCGCAATACCCGCCTGTGCAAGATCATTGGCGAAATTGCCAAGGGCCTGGCCCAGTTTTCCACCACCAGCGATGCCTTGGGCGATGCCTATGAATACCTGATCGGCCAGTTTGCCGCCGGTTCCGGCAAGAAGGCCGGGGAGTTTTACACGCCCCAGCCGATATCCAGCATTCTTTCCGACATTGTCACTTTGGACAGCCAGGAACCGGCTACCGGGCAGCGCTCCCAACTGGAGAGTGTGCTGGATTTTGCCTGCGGTTCCGGCTCATTGCTGTTGAACGTGCGCCACCGCATGGGGCCCCACGGCATCGGCAAAATTCACGGCCAGGAAAAAAACATCACCACCTACAATCTGGCGCGCATGAATATGCTGCTGCACGGGGTGAAGGATTCAGAATTCGAAATTTTCCACGGCGATACCCTGCTGAACGAATGGGACCTGCTGCGGGAAACCAACCCGGCCAAAATGCCCAAGTTTGACGCAGTGGTGGCCAATCCCCCGTTCAGCTATCGCTGGGAACCGAACCAGGCACTGAGCGAGGATGTGCGTTTCAAGAACTACGGGCTGGCCCCCAAGTCCGCCGCCGACTTTGCCTTTCTGCTCCACGGTTTTCACTTTCTCAAGCAGGATGGGGTTATGGCCATCATCCTGCCCCACGGGGTGCTGTTCCGTGGTGGGGCGGAGGCTCGCATCCGTACCAAGTTGCTGAAGGATGGCAACATCGACACGGTGATTGGACTACCGGCCAATCTGTTTTTCTCCACCGGTATTCCGGTCTGTATTCTGGTGTTGAAAAAGTGCAAAAAGCCGGATGATGTGCTGATCATCAACGCCGCCGAGCATTTCGAAAAAGGGAAGCGGCAGAACCAACTGCGCCAGAAAGACATCGACAAGATTGTCCGGACCTATCAGTACCGTAAGGAAGAACCACGCTACTCACGCCGGGTCAGTATGGCGGAAATTGAGCAGAACGATTTCAACCTGAACCTCTCCCGTTACGTCAGCACGGCAGAGGCGGAAAAGGAAATCGATTTAGCGGCCGTCCATGCCGAGCTACTCACTCTCGAACAACGACGGCAAGCAGCGCTCGATAAGCACAACGCTTTTCTCCGAGAATTGGGCTTACCCCCCTTACCGTAA
- a CDS encoding restriction endonuclease subunit S, translating into MSSKGKSAMGEDNKEKSALVPRLRFPEFREAEGWENGLLGNLSEVVRGGSPRPIDDFLTTDASGLNWLKIGDVDKEAKYVTRTAEKVRPDALSKTRVVNPGDLILSNSMSFGRPYILQVETCIHDGWIAITEIAKNTERDFLYYSISAPGSQSYFFDNAAGSGVQNLNADIIKALPISFPSTAEQQKIADCLSSLDDLITAESQKLEALMTHKKGLMQQLFPREGETEPRLRFPEFREAGEWEGKTLGDLSTVVRGGSPRPIDGFLTTATNGLNWLKIGDVGKEAKYVTRTEEKVRPEALSKTREVSPGDLILSNSMSFGRPYLMKIKSCIHDGWIAITELSELVGREYLYYFIFSPTSQSYFLNNAAGSGVLNLNAEIIRVLPVVYPLPPEQKRIVECLSSLDDLITAQSQKIAALKAHKKGLMQQLFPVLDEVPA; encoded by the coding sequence ATGAGCAGTAAGGGCAAGAGCGCGATGGGCGAAGATAACAAGGAAAAGTCAGCGCTGGTGCCACGGCTGCGGTTTCCTGAGTTTCGGGAGGCAGAGGGGTGGGAAAACGGCCTCTTGGGAAATTTATCGGAAGTTGTCCGTGGTGGTTCTCCACGTCCGATTGACGATTTTCTCACCACTGACGCGAGCGGTCTTAACTGGCTCAAGATTGGCGATGTGGATAAAGAGGCCAAATACGTCACACGAACCGCGGAGAAGGTCCGACCTGACGCGCTGAGTAAAACGCGAGTGGTAAATCCTGGAGACTTGATTCTCTCGAACTCGATGAGTTTCGGAAGGCCCTACATTCTTCAGGTTGAGACGTGCATTCATGACGGTTGGATCGCCATTACGGAAATCGCCAAGAATACAGAAAGAGACTTTCTCTATTACTCGATCTCGGCACCGGGAAGCCAGAGCTACTTTTTTGATAACGCCGCAGGAAGTGGAGTTCAAAATCTCAACGCAGACATTATTAAAGCTCTGCCCATTAGTTTTCCCTCCACCGCCGAACAACAAAAAATCGCCGACTGCCTGTCTTCCCTCGACGATCTGATCACGGCGGAATCCCAAAAGCTGGAAGCCCTCATGACCCACAAGAAGGGCCTGATGCAGCAGCTTTTCCCCCGCGAAGGCGAAACCGAGCCACGGCTGCGGTTTCCCGAGTTTCGGGAAGCGGGGGAATGGGAGGGGAAAACTCTCGGCGACCTTTCTACTGTTGTACGTGGCGGTTCCCCTCGACCAATCGATGGCTTTCTTACCACAGCAACCAATGGACTGAATTGGCTAAAGATTGGTGACGTGGGCAAAGAAGCGAAATACGTTACGAGGACTGAAGAGAAAGTTCGCCCTGAAGCACTAAGCAAGACAAGAGAGGTTAGCCCCGGCGACCTAATACTCTCCAACTCGATGAGCTTCGGTCGACCGTATCTGATGAAAATCAAGTCGTGCATTCACGATGGATGGATCGCCATAACGGAGCTAAGCGAGCTTGTAGGCAGAGAATATCTTTACTACTTCATTTTTTCGCCAACGAGCCAATCCTATTTTCTGAACAACGCTGCAGGCAGCGGAGTACTGAATCTCAATGCGGAAATAATCAGGGTATTGCCGGTTGTATATCCTCTGCCACCAGAACAAAAAAGAATCGTAGAGTGCCTGTCTTCCCTCGACGACCTCATAACCGCCCAAAGTCAAAAAATCGCCGCCCTCAAAGCCCACAAGAAGGGCCTGATGCAACAGTTGTTCCCGGTGCTGGACGAGGTTCCGGCATGA
- a CDS encoding AAA family ATPase produces the protein MKPGLPFADLPALATYLRGELENKKAILLYAYNGTGKTRLSMAFKDAGKKTIHRDLTTEDNTEQPLVIAETVGDTLYFNAFTEDLFHWDNDLDGDSDRRLTLNAASRFFAGLAELEMDNRIRPLLQRYGDFDFRIDTQEWAVHFSRTEEGQVIDNIKVSRGEENIFVWCFFLAIVQLALDGAEAYRWVKYVYIDDPISSLDEHNAIAVANHLAQLLKQPDNNLKTVISTHHTLFFNVLCNEFKGKAFRYFLRNAPSGSYSLVDTSATPFLHHLASIVELDTAQKSGALYTHHFNMMRRVMEQTSIFLGLNDWTECIRVAGDLDETLSKRMIDLMSHGDYSLYEPREMMEENKAHFRKIFRAFLNRYPFNPELFPAAAEEEPA, from the coding sequence ATGAAGCCGGGCCTACCCTTCGCCGACCTGCCCGCGCTGGCCACCTATTTGCGAGGCGAACTGGAGAACAAGAAAGCCATTCTGCTCTATGCGTACAACGGCACCGGCAAGACGCGGCTGTCGATGGCCTTCAAGGATGCCGGCAAGAAGACGATCCATCGCGATCTGACGACAGAGGACAATACCGAGCAGCCGCTGGTCATTGCAGAAACAGTGGGCGACACGCTCTACTTCAACGCCTTCACCGAAGACTTGTTCCACTGGGACAACGACTTAGACGGCGACAGCGACCGCAGGCTGACGCTAAACGCGGCCTCGCGCTTCTTTGCCGGTCTGGCCGAGCTGGAGATGGATAACCGTATCCGCCCGTTGCTGCAACGCTATGGGGACTTCGATTTCCGCATCGATACGCAGGAATGGGCGGTGCATTTCTCGCGCACGGAGGAAGGTCAAGTCATCGACAACATCAAGGTCTCGCGCGGCGAGGAAAACATCTTTGTCTGGTGCTTCTTCCTGGCCATTGTGCAACTGGCGCTGGACGGTGCGGAGGCTTATCGGTGGGTGAAGTACGTCTACATCGACGACCCGATTTCCTCGCTAGACGAGCACAACGCCATTGCGGTGGCCAACCACCTCGCCCAACTGCTCAAGCAGCCGGACAATAACCTCAAGACGGTAATCTCGACGCACCACACCTTGTTTTTCAATGTGCTGTGCAACGAATTTAAAGGGAAGGCGTTCCGATATTTTCTGAGAAATGCTCCCTCTGGCAGTTATTCACTAGTAGATACATCCGCCACGCCATTCCTTCACCATTTGGCAAGCATTGTTGAGTTAGATACAGCACAAAAGAGTGGGGCTCTCTATACACATCACTTCAACATGATGCGCAGAGTGATGGAACAGACTTCCATTTTCTTGGGGCTTAATGACTGGACCGAATGTATCAGGGTGGCAGGTGATCTAGATGAAACGCTATCCAAGCGGATGATTGACCTTATGAGTCATGGCGATTATTCGCTTTACGAGCCGCGAGAAATGATGGAAGAGAATAAAGCGCACTTTAGGAAAATTTTCCGCGCTTTCCTGAATCGTTACCCCTTCAATCCGGAACTGTTTCCGGCAGCTGCCGAAGAGGAGCCAGCATGA